CTCAACCGCGAAGCCAACACCCTATCGTCTAAATCCATCGTCGTTGAAACCACACAAAGTGCCGTGGAGCTGAAGGTTTTGATTGAGCAAATGAGAGAACAGATCCAGAACATCGAATAGTTTTTTTACCCGTCCAAGAATGTATTAGAAGCCCTGTATTTCCTGGTGAAGAGCCTTGTAAATACAGGGCTTTTTTATTTTCTCCGTCCAAATCGGTTTGCAGATGTCCGTTACCAACTACCTGTTTAGTGGTGGGCAGAATGGTGGGCAGTCCCTGTTATTTTGACTCAACAAGCAAAAAGTCAAGGTATCTGGTGAGCAGATTTTTGCCTCTATCTCACCACCGCCTTATGCCATCCCCACTTATCGTGCTGCTTGCAGATTGTTCAATCACTCAACTATCGAACCAATCGATAAACAAACAGTGGTGGGCAATGGTGAGCAAATTTTAACGATTTCTTAGGAATATAGAGTAACAAACGATGGCAAAACTAACCGCAACTCAGGTGCAATCTTATGCTCGCACCGCAGCAGCAAACAAAAAATACAGTGATGGTAATGGCCTATATTTTTGCGTAAGAAAATCTGGCATGCCGTATTGGATGCTAAGGTATACCAGCCTAAACGGACGACGAGAAGCCACGCTCGGTCAATATCCAAGTATGACCTTAGCAGAGGCTCGACTAGAATCGTCTAAAATGCAGCTACAACTTCAGCAAGGTGAAGATCCATTAGCAATTCGCGCTATTGAAACCATCCCAGAGATCCAAAATGTCAGCCAGCTGTTTCAAGACTGGTATGCCAAAGACTTAAGTCGCCGGTTAAAGCACCCCAATATACCCAAACGTGTTTTTACCAAAGAGATTGCACCAGTGATTGGTCAACTTCCTATCCAAGCTGTGCGCCCCACACATGTGCGCGAAGTATTAGAGCGTATTCGAGAAAGTAACAAGCCCCCATTTGCTCACTTACCGTGGGCACCTGGGACAATGGGACAGCAATTGATTTAGCAAGCTTTAGAAGGTGAATAAGAGGAATTTTAGCCGCCCCAAGAAATGGGGCAATTGGGGCTTTGATTGACAAAAATAGGTCACTAAACATAATCTTCAAGCCAATATGGCCGACGCCTCTGCATTTCTGTACGCGTCGGTTCTCATTTCGCCTTGTCACTATCCAGCCATTGCTTTTCCTAGTGATCGCTCGCTTACAAAATACCACACCCAGCTTTAAGCTAAATCAACCAACCCAATTACTTACTTTGATCCGCTGATGCAATCCCCCATAGGCGTCATTTGCTAATCCATGAGTTTCAACAGCCGGCACACACTTCCCCATGCCTTTACCCCCATACACCAAAACCACTGTCCGTTTGGCTTTTGGATCGAAACGCCAAACAGGGAAATTAGACCATTTACTGTTTGGCGTCTCGATTTTTTGCACTAGCCAAATGCCGCCAAACAGAGCCACATTGGACGATATATTTCAAACAGTTAGCCGCGCACAGGTCATCATAATAAACCGATTTGACTGGTTAGTTTGATGGCCATTTCTTTCATCTATCTCACCACCGAGTCTGCATCCGACCACTGAAAATAGACGGTATGAAAAACCAACAAGGTGATAAGTGACGTGTTATGGGCAAGTGACAACGATTGGGATAGAAAATGGATACAGCAGGTGGTCGGTTTATTGGTGGGGCATGGCGCGTTTACCCTCTACCCAGCACTAAGCCAGTGCGATAATGCGGCCGAACGCTTAACCCGCTGGTTGATCTACCAGTTACCGCGCGTTAAACAAGCGCACCCAGGCTGCCCGATTCACCAATGGCTAAATAGCATTGGCTTACAAGTGATCGTAGAAAAATGGCAAAGCCCCGAGCAATGGCCAAACCTGTATTGGCTACCTTTACCTGAGGTTGATGGCCACGCGCAAGGCGGGTTGGTTTTGTTACCAGCACATTTGTTACCGGCATATGTGGATGGCACGATTCAAACCAACACAGTGCAAGCAAATACACCGGCCAACGCCTGTATCTTTTGGTGCGTTACACCTTTATCTAAAACAGGAAAGCGCGCTACCTTGCACCCCAAACAGCAAAACCGCGCCTTTTGCCTGCCCAGCTCGCCGGAGCAAATGGGCAAATCGTGCACGGGGTTGTTACTGAGTGGCTTAAGAAAAGAAAGCCAAAAACGAAACGGCAAAGTGGTCAGCCACCAAATCAACCTAGCGCTGCTGCACCACCTTTGTGGGCCGGAGAATGATGTCTGGATTACTCAAGAGCTTATGGCTTAACGTTGAAAATAATCGCTAATCTTGTCACGGAATAAAGAACCAAACTTTTTATGATCACCACTCTCAAAACAAACTCGTCCAGCCACGATACAAGGTGATATTTGGAGCTCTTTTGCTAGCTCCCTGACTTCTTCAGCGCTCGATAAACTGCTTCTGCACCAAATACTCTGTGGTATCAACGCCTCTCTAGCCATATCATCGGCCTGTTTCTCAATGTCATCAACGCCCTGAGCATCTAAATCATCTAAGTACCAGTTTTCATTACCATCTAAGTGTAATACGGTATGTGCCATTTCATGCATTAGTGAAAACCAAAAGCTATCGAGACGATTGTGCCTTAACGTCAGCGCTATAATCGGGTTGCCATCAATGCCCATGCACACAGCACCATCCAAATACGTTTTGGGTAGATGAGGCTCAATGATTACATGAATGCCTGACTTATTTAGAAACTCAATCGCGAGTAAAGGGCCTGACTCAAGCCAAGATAGCTTGGAAATGTTCTGCATCCATTCCAAATTCACAGTACCAACGCGATATTGACAGGGTAATTTTTGTTCAGCGGCCTTCTGCAATACTCGAATTTGCCACGCCCACAGAGCATAAGGATCTGTTTCCTTATCATTGGTACGAAGGTGAGAAGACGCTCTCAACAAGGCAGGTTGAAGATTAAAGCCTGATTTTACGGAACCGATAAAATCAGACAAGGCCTCAGCCGCATATTTCTTTAACTCTTGTAATGAACCATTGAAGCTATCAAAGTAGCCACGCTTTCGCATTTCAGCTATCGGGAAAGCTTGCCAATCTACTTCTCTTTGAATTGCGTGCTTTTGCTCTGGCAATTGAATCAAAACATCAGCTGATATACCCAACCCACTGCTTAGCTTTCGGATCATGTTCAAGCTAAGGCTACGTGTTCCATTCAATATCTCGGAAACTTTTGGAGCGGACCCAATAAAAGGAATAAGGTCTCGATTTTTTAAACCTTGTTGCTCCATTCTAAATTTTATCGCTTCCATTGGATCAGGCTTACTAATTGGAAAATGATCTTCTTCGTACTTTTCAATTAATAATGCCAATACATCCATCTCATCAGATTCGGCTGAACCTGGCTGCGGATCCAAGTCCATTAATGACATTAATCGAATCAATGCTGACTCATGATCGTGTGCTGATTTGATTAATTTAATGTGACTCATCTTCCCCTCCTAAAAGCGTTGCTTATCATACTGAGCATGAGTACCAACCCACTCAATAACAGCAATGCCATTTTGATACCTGACTTTTACAACTAGTCTGTAATGGTTACCTTTGATATTAAATATAACTCTATTTCCGTCTAGAAAATCTATACTTTACAATCACACCATTGCCGCTTCGTACACTTTTTCAACCTCGGTAAACTTAGTGACGCTCTCTAGGCGAGTTAAGGTGGTGAGTTTCATCGAGTTTTTCATTGGGCGATGTGGCACGTTGGTCACTGGCGTTTGCAGTGACAGTGGTTTGCCTAACTCAAATAAATAATACAAATCAGCAGAACCTGACTTCTTACCCGCTTGATCTTCGGTAATGGCGTAGCGTGGTAACACGGTGACTCGTTTAACCGGCCAAAGTTTGTCAATTTGCTTGGTTGAACTTTGAGTGTCTGAGGTAGACGCCAACGCTAAATAGCGAATTTCCTCGGCAATATGCTGCTTAAATTTCTGCAAAAACGTGCTTTGCGGCAGGTGATACCGCTGCGCTGTGCCTTGCTCAAATTGTTCAAAGTAGCCATTATCACGGCCGCGTTGCCCACCTAATGCCACCGTCATCTTGACTAGCCCACTGCCAACTTCGCGGCTTGTTGCCACATAAAGTGGGGCATAGGCTCTTTTAACTGCCAAGTAATACTCATCGGCTGTGACCCCGTATGCGATACATACTCCACTTCACCATAATTAACAAAACCCATAGTGCGGCCGTATTCATCTTTGCTTTGTTCACGCACAAATAAAAACAGTCGCTTGCCCATTTTTTGATGCTGGATGTATTCCAAGCCACGCCCCTTATCGGGTCGTGCACTATTTTGCGACTGCCAATGAAAGAGGTGTTCGTTAATAGCGTAATCGTGATACATGGTGGTTGGCGAAAATTGCTTTTCGTTTTTGTCCAAGGTGACAAACATCAGTTCAATATTTTGATCTTTCAGCACAAACACACCTTCGCGTGCTGGAGGTTGGCGCTCAAAAGTGGTCGCTCCAAATGCCACCAATATTTGCTCACGCGCATAACGTGCATGCAGCCTCAATGAAACCTCTGGCAAAGCCTGCATTGTTGGTTGCTCATGCTTGGTTTGTGCGAGTTGCCAATTCGCAACATCCAGTAACTCTGCTTTTAACTCGCAAGCATTCAGTTTCGCTAAGCTCTGTTCAATGGAATCAAAACCGCACTCTGGCCCTGTTTTTTGCCAAAAATCGTAATGGCACATCAAGGCATAACGATGGTCAGCATCTTCAATAACAAAGTTACTTTGGCAAAGCTGTTTTAAGAAACTCAAATAGGCATGATCATCACAGGTCAAAATTCGGTTATGAATGGCCTTTCTAAGCATTTTCAACAGTTCTTCTTCAACTGATTTTTCGTTGATTTCATCTTTAGCTTGCTGAACCAGCTGCGACCAACTCCCTCGCTTATAAAGCTCATTCAAGTCGATGTAAGGATTTAAAGATAAGAAATTCGACAATGTTAACGGCAGTGTGGAATGCTGAGGATATTGGCGGATCATCGCGACTATGCGCTTCAACGTTAATGAAGCTTGACGAATATTGCTTAGTACCATTTCTTGCATGCGCTTGCTTAACTCAATGCGACAACCGAGTGGCGCATGAGGGAAGCCTTGCTTGATTTCATCACTGATCGCGCGATGACTTTTACCGACGAAGGCTCTAAATTTATTGGCAAAGTCGTATTCAGGACGTGAATTACCAACAAAATCCAGCACGGTACAACATTCTTTGCCTTCGGCTAAGCGCAAACCACGGCCAAGCTGTTGCAAGAAAATAGTTAAGCTTTCTGTCGGCCGTAAAAACAGCAAGGTATCCACTTCCGGAATATCAACACCTTCGTTGAAAATATCGACCACGCAAAGCACGTTAATGCTGCCAGAACGAATCGCTTGCTGCTTTTGTTGTCGCTCGTGGCTGTTATCACTGGTCAACACATCCGCTTTAACGCCTTTTAATAAGAGTTGCTCTGTCATGTACAGTGCATGTTCTTTGCTCACACAAAAGGCCAAAGCTTTCATTTTGCTAATATCGGTGATGATCTCCTGCATACTCAGCAAAATCTTATTGAAACGAACTTGGTTGTGGGTGTAAAGATGGGTCAGCTGAGCGATATCGTATCGCCCACGACTCCACGGGATAGTTCGAAGGTCAGTTTCATCATCAACACCAAAATACTGAAATGGGCAAAGGTGGCGACGGTTAATGGCTTCCGGTAAACGAATTTCAGCGGCAATCACACCACCAAAATCCGCTAAAATATCACCGCCATCATGGCGCTCTGGCGTGGCAGTCAGGCCGAGTAATATAGCAGGGGAAAAATGCTCCAGCACTGCGCGATAACTAGTCGCAGCAATATGATGCACCTCATCAATCACAATGTAGTCATAATAGTCAGCCGTTAGGTTAAGCTGTTCCAGCTGATTGTTCAGGGTTTGGATAGAAACAAACAGCTGCCGATAATGCTCTGGCGCATGCCCGCCAACCCACAACTCACCAAAAGCACTATTACGCAATACGCCACGATATGCCGCTCTGGCTTGTTTTAATATTTCTTCTCGGTGCGCGACAAAAAGGAACTTAGCTTGCGGTTTTTCTTTGATAAAACGGGCAAAGTCAAAAGCTGAAATCAGGGTTTTTCCGGTACCCGTTGCCGCCACCACTAAATTGCGAAATCGTTGGTGAACACTACGCTCTACAGCCAATTGCTCCAATATGTCACTCTGATGCGGAAACGGCGAAATATCAAAGAAATGCGTGGGACTAGCCTCAAAATCTCCGCGCTGCTGGTTCAAGGCTTTTTTGAGCTTTTCGCTACTTGTTACATCGCCACTAAAGTGTTCAAAATCATTAGAAGCCCAATAGGTTTCAAAGGTGCTCAATGATTTATTGATAATGTGTGGGATTTCTTGCGAAGTAATTTTTAAATTCCATTCTAAGCCATTGGTTAACGCCGAATGGGAAAGATTGGAAGAGCCGATATAACCCGTGTGATAACCCGTGTTGCGTAAAAATAGATAGCTCTTTGCATGTAAACGCTCCCGCTCAGTGTTATAACTCAGCTTCACCTCGGTATTCGGTAGGCCAGCCAAATATTCCACCGCTTTCGCGTCAGTCGCCCCCATATATGAGGTAGTAATGATTTTTAGCTCGCGACCGCTAGCAGTAAATTCCTCTAACTCTTTGCGAAAAATTCGGATCCCTGCCCACTTAATAAATGACACTAACCAGTAGATTTTATCAGCTGACAAGATCTCCCGCTTTAATTCAGATTCGAGCGACAACCCTGCATTACTGCCACAAAACAGCTCGCTTTGACTTAACCCTGTTAGTGGAAAAATGTCGTTAATGTAATTTTTTAAATCGGCTGAGACGGGATTTTCGAGCTCATAGAGCGCAGTTAGAATTTTACCTTGACTGGCAAGCAAGTTGTCTTCGATAAAAACATCATCCTGAATTTGTGTTTTTAACCACAATAACAATTGGTTGGACAAAGTAATTTGCTGTTGCAGCCGATCATCACCCGCAGGCACAGCATCAATCGCATACTCAAGAATGTGTGAGAGGAAGCGAGATAACCATGTTGATGCTTCACTGCTATTGAGCTCACGTTCGCCGACATAGAATCGCTCTCGGTCAAGACGACTATCGACAAGTTGAGTTATAAGCTGCTCATAAATTCCGACTTGTTGCATGGTATTCCTTTTATTCTAATGGCTGGATCAATAACAACATCGATTGATATCGCAGTTTTACCGCCAGTCCATTTTGTGATTTTGTCATTTCAACCAAGTTGTACTTACCCAATGTTTTTAATGTTCTCGACACATTACTGACCGCTCGGCAAGTCAACATGGCCAGCTCAGTTACCGACTGCGGCTGTTGCTCGGCAATTACTTTTAACAACTGCTGGTTTTCTTTCGACAGCACATTGGCCACCGATTTCAGCGAATCGAACCAGATATCAACGGGGTAATCGAGGTCGGGCGTTTGCCCTTTAACGCCAATTACACAGCGCGATTGTCTTGCATTTTTCATTGTTTTACTCGAATCATTTACTCACCAGGTTCCCAGCAAGTAAATAAAAGCGCTTGGCCAATAAAAAAAGACTGTATGCGTATACAGAATCCACTCATGTTATCAACTACTGATAATGGCACAAGATTATTTTCCATCATTCTGTGCAATGGAAATCGCTGATCACTGTAGATGCACCACCAGTACTCTAGCGGTCTTGTCAGCTTTAGACTTTTAAAATTAGCCCAGCCCTTAGGTTGACTGGCAGTACACTGCTAGGCGACAAGCCTACATAGGATTCATCGCCTCGTTAGTCATCCAAAATACTGCTTTTCACGCAGTACATACGTGGGCGGGTGTTGTCGGGCAGGCTGACTTTTCGCTGTGGTCGGTTGCCATCGGGGACTAGGTAGCCTGCGGCCATCAGTGCTTTGGCGGCGCGATCTGGGCTTAGGCCTTCGGTGGCTTCACGCCAGCCAGTTGGGTAAAACAG
The sequence above is a segment of the Marinomonas sp. IMCC 4694 genome. Coding sequences within it:
- a CDS encoding Arm DNA-binding domain-containing protein — translated: MAKLTATQVQSYARTAAANKKYSDGNGLYFCVRKSGMPYWMLRYTSLNGRREATLGQYPSMTLAEARLESSKMQLQLQQGEDPLAIRAIETIPEIQNVSQLFQDWYAKDLSRRLKHPNIPKRVFTKEIAPVIGQLPIQAVRPTHVREVLERIRESNKPPFAHLPWAPGTMGQQLI
- a CDS encoding ImmA/IrrE family metallo-endopeptidase translates to MSHIKLIKSAHDHESALIRLMSLMDLDPQPGSAESDEMDVLALLIEKYEEDHFPISKPDPMEAIKFRMEQQGLKNRDLIPFIGSAPKVSEILNGTRSLSLNMIRKLSSGLGISADVLIQLPEQKHAIQREVDWQAFPIAEMRKRGYFDSFNGSLQELKKYAAEALSDFIGSVKSGFNLQPALLRASSHLRTNDKETDPYALWAWQIRVLQKAAEQKLPCQYRVGTVNLEWMQNISKLSWLESGPLLAIEFLNKSGIHVIIEPHLPKTYLDGAVCMGIDGNPIIALTLRHNRLDSFWFSLMHEMAHTVLHLDGNENWYLDDLDAQGVDDIEKQADDMAREALIPQSIWCRSSLSSAEEVRELAKELQISPCIVAGRVCFESGDHKKFGSLFRDKISDYFQR
- a CDS encoding type II toxin-antitoxin system HigB family toxin, which encodes MDFLDGNRVIFNIKGNHYRLVVKVRYQNGIAVIEWVGTHAQYDKQRF
- a CDS encoding DUF3427 domain-containing protein gives rise to the protein MQQVGIYEQLITQLVDSRLDRERFYVGERELNSSEASTWLSRFLSHILEYAIDAVPAGDDRLQQQITLSNQLLLWLKTQIQDDVFIEDNLLASQGKILTALYELENPVSADLKNYINDIFPLTGLSQSELFCGSNAGLSLESELKREILSADKIYWLVSFIKWAGIRIFRKELEEFTASGRELKIITTSYMGATDAKAVEYLAGLPNTEVKLSYNTERERLHAKSYLFLRNTGYHTGYIGSSNLSHSALTNGLEWNLKITSQEIPHIINKSLSTFETYWASNDFEHFSGDVTSSEKLKKALNQQRGDFEASPTHFFDISPFPHQSDILEQLAVERSVHQRFRNLVVAATGTGKTLISAFDFARFIKEKPQAKFLFVAHREEILKQARAAYRGVLRNSAFGELWVGGHAPEHYRQLFVSIQTLNNQLEQLNLTADYYDYIVIDEVHHIAATSYRAVLEHFSPAILLGLTATPERHDGGDILADFGGVIAAEIRLPEAINRRHLCPFQYFGVDDETDLRTIPWSRGRYDIAQLTHLYTHNQVRFNKILLSMQEIITDISKMKALAFCVSKEHALYMTEQLLLKGVKADVLTSDNSHERQQKQQAIRSGSINVLCVVDIFNEGVDIPEVDTLLFLRPTESLTIFLQQLGRGLRLAEGKECCTVLDFVGNSRPEYDFANKFRAFVGKSHRAISDEIKQGFPHAPLGCRIELSKRMQEMVLSNIRQASLTLKRIVAMIRQYPQHSTLPLTLSNFLSLNPYIDLNELYKRGSWSQLVQQAKDEINEKSVEEELLKMLRKAIHNRILTCDDHAYLSFLKQLCQSNFVIEDADHRYALMCHYDFWQKTGPECGFDSIEQSLAKLNACELKAELLDVANWQLAQTKHEQPTMQALPEVSLRLHARYAREQILVAFGATTFERQPPAREGVFVLKDQNIELMFVTLDKNEKQFSPTTMYHDYAINEHLFHWQSQNSARPDKGRGLEYIQHQKMGKRLFLFVREQSKDEYGRTMGFVNYGEVEYVSHTGSQPMSITWQLKEPMPHFMWQQAAKLAVG
- a CDS encoding MarR family transcriptional regulator; translation: MKNARQSRCVIGVKGQTPDLDYPVDIWFDSLKSVANVLSKENQQLLKVIAEQQPQSVTELAMLTCRAVSNVSRTLKTLGKYNLVEMTKSQNGLAVKLRYQSMLLLIQPLE